From Apium graveolens cultivar Ventura chromosome 9, ASM990537v1, whole genome shotgun sequence, the proteins below share one genomic window:
- the LOC141685258 gene encoding uncharacterized protein LOC141685258 — MEMKFFELKQDNMVVGEYEKRFTELSRFMGEYVDSEDKRAKRFQQGLKTWLRSRVIAFELTSYAEVVQKVMVIEGESEQNQKEKGNKKRRFETGEEGSSYKGRNQRTNQRLKFQSGPGNFKKKEFGNKSQEMRSQSTGGQKPPQGSVPECTLSVNAASAKVLIDSGATDHLFRKIAGHVFPANLIPFQLGEFDVILGIDLLTSFSAQIDYKDKRVVLSTPQGKKVTFKGQIHTQTFLTSMQAKKFIRKGCEAYVAYVIDKSREVSNPEDIPVVRDFLDVFPEELPGLPPDRQIEFTIDLAPDTEPVSKAPYRMTPTEMRELAKQIQELVDKGFTEVDHAEHLRIVLEVLRKERLYAKFSKCEFWLIEVRFLGHIIGSEGIRIDPEKIETVMNWEAPKTPIEVRSFMRVAGYYRKFVKDFLKIAVPLTKLKRKNDKFEWTKKCESSFQELKKRLVDAPVLALPDYKGDFVIYSDASYKGLRCVLMQHGKTLLIWGKVRDIQRSQKSEVPLYSEGAKYEASLMVRIDQILRLFNTISSGKGQHGSIRFE; from the exons ATGGAGATGAAATTCTTTGAGTTAAAGCAAGACAATATGGTAGTTGGAGAATATGAGAAGAGGTTTACAGAACTTTCTAGGTTTATGGGAGAGTATGTTGATTCTGAAGATAAAAGGGcaaaaaggttccaacagggattGAAGACTTGGTTAAGGAGTCGCGTGATAGCTTTTGAGTTGACTAGTTATGCAGAAGTGGTTCAGAAGGTGATGGTAATTGAAGGAGAGAGTGAGCAAAATCAAAAGGAGAAAGGAAACAAGAAAAGAAGATTTGAAACAGGAGAAGAAGGCTCAAGTTACAAGGGTCGAAATCAGAGAACTAATCAAAGGCTTAAATTTCAGAGTGGACCCGGGAACTTCAAGAAGAAAGAATTTGGGAATAAATCACAAGAAATGAGATCTCAGTCAACTGGTGGACAGAAACCCCCACAAGGATCAGTTCCAGAAT GTACGCTTTCTGTGAATGCTGCTAGTGCTAAAGTACTGATTGATTCGGGAGCTACAGACCATTTATTTCGAA AGATAGCCGGACATGTTTTTCCTGCGAACCTTATTCCTTTCCAATTAGGCgaatttgatgtgatcttaggGATAGATTTACTGACAAGTTTCAGTGCTCAAATAGACTATAAGGATAAAAGGGTAGTATTAAGTACACCTCAAGGTAAGAAAGTGACATTCAAGGGCCAAATACATACTCAGACATTTCTCACCTCGATGCAAGCAAAGAAGTTTATTCGGAAAGGATGCGAGGCGTATGTGGCgtatgtaattgataagagtaGAGAAGTTTCTAATCCGGAAGACATtccagtagtaagagattttctaGATGTTTTTCCTGAAGAGCTTCCTGGCTTACCACCGGACCGACAAATTGAGTTTACAATAGATCTTGCACCCGACACTGAACctgtttcgaaagctccatataggaTGACACCAACGGAGATGAGAGAATTAGCAAAACAAATACAAGAACTAGTTGACAAGGGATTT acagaagttGATCATGCGGAGCATCTAAGAATAGTTTTAGAAGTTTTGCGAAAGGAGagattgtatgccaagttctcgaaatgtgagttttggttaatTGAAGTAAGATTTTTAGGACACATTATTGGAAGTGAGGGAATTAGGATAGATCCTGAAAAGATTGAGACCGTAATGAATTGGGAGGCACCAAAGACGCCTATAGAAGTGAGAAGTTTTATGAGAGTAGCGGGATACTATAGAAAATTTGTAAAGGATTTTTTGAAGATTGCAGTACCACTGACCAAATTGAAAAGGAAGAATGATAAGTTTGAATGGACGAAGAAGTGTGAAagtagttttcaagaattgaagaaaagattggtagATGCTCCGGTATTAGCATTACCAGATTACaagggagattttgtgatatacagtgatgCCTCTTATAAAGGACTTAGATgcgtattgatgcaacacgggaag ACACTACttatatggggaaaagtgcgagatatACAGAGATCACAAAAGTCTGAAGTAcctctttactcagaaggagctaAATATGAGGCATCActgatggttagaattgatcaaataCTACGATTGTTCAATACAatatcatccgggaaaggccaACATGGTAGTATacgctttgagtag